In Sulfuritortus calidifontis, the sequence CGTAGAAGGGCGAGTTGGCGGTCTTGAGGAAGCTGGCGGCCAGGCTGACGTCGCGGCTGATCAGCAGGGCGACCCGGTTGAAGTCCGGTTCCTCGCTGCGCATCTCGCGGCTGATTTCCTCGAGGATGGCGGGTCGCGGCGGGATGCCGATCTCCTTCAGCGTAGCCTCGAGCTGGTTATTGAGCTGCTCGGGCAGGACCGGATCGTTCTGGGCCGGCTGGCTCATGTCGATCTCCTCATGGCTAACCATTCGTCGAATTGGGGTTCGGGCATCGGCCGCGCCAGGTAGAAGCCCTGGATGGCGGTGGCGCCCATCTCGCTCAGGATGGCGTATTGCTCCGCCGTCTCGACACCCTCGGCCACCACGCTCATGCCCAGGTCCAGGGCGAGATGGACGATGGCCTTGGCGATGGCGAAAGAGCGGGGGTTGTGCGGCAAGTCGGTGATGAAGGCGCGGTCGAGCTTGAGTTTGCGTGCGGGCAGGTCCTTCAGGCTGGCCAGGCAGGAATAGCCGGTGCCGAAATCGTCGATCGAGAGCGGAAAGCCCGCCTCCAGGGCGGCGCGGATGTTGCGCTGGACGACGTCCGAGCTGTCCATGAACAGCGACTCGGTGATCTCCAGCTCGATCAGCTCGGGCGGCGCGTTGGAGCAGGCCAGCGCGGCATACAGGGTCTGGGTGAACTTGGGCGCGGTGAGCTGCGCGCGGGAAACGTTGATCGCCACCTTGACCCGCTGCTTGTCGGCCAGCATGCGGCTGACGAAGCGGGCCCCTGTCAGCAGGCTCCACTCGCCCAGGCGGATGATCAGGCCGGTCTTTTCGGCGACCGGGATGAAGCGGCTGGGGGCGAAGATGGTGCCTTCGCAGTTGCAGCGCATCAGGGCCTCGACCGCCTCCAGGCTGCCGTCGGCCACCTGCAGGATGGGCTGGTAGTGCAACGACAAGCCCCCGGATTCCAGCGCCTTGTGCAGCGCTTCTTCCACCTCGAGCTCCTCGCGGGCCAGGAGCTTGCCCAGTCGGCCCGGGTGCAGGTCCTCGCCGGCGAACAGGTACTGGGCGCCGCCCAGGCGCTTGGCCTGGACCAGTGTGAGGTCGGCCCGTTCGAGCAGGGCGCGGGCGCCTTCATGTTCGAGCGACAGGGCGATGCCGATGCTGATCGAGGGATAGAGGCGCATGGTGCCGACGTCGAGCGGCTGCGACATCGCGGCCAGGAGGTCGCGGGCGATGTGTTCGGCGGCGGCGCGGCTGCAATCCTTCACCACCAGGACGAATTCGTCGCCGCCCATGCGCGCCAGCTGGCCCTGATTGCCGCTGGCCGTGGCCAGGCGGTGGGCCAGCTCGGCCAGCACGCTGTCGCCGACCAGATGGCCGAGGGAATCGTTGATCTGCTTGAAGCGGTCGATGTTCAGCCAGAACACCGCCAGGGGACGCAGACGTTCCCGGCTCGTGGCGGCCAGCAACTCGCCGACGGCGCGTACGCAGCCTTCCCGGTCGAGCAGGCCGGTGAGCGAGTCGAACTGACTGGGCGGAGGCTCATAGTGGCTGCTTAGCATAGGCTCGGCGACGGCACTCCTGGCGGGTTTTGTCAGCGGCATGAAGGCGCTGGTTTCGTTTGAACCATATCAATATAGGCCGAAAAGGCCCTGCGGCAGCGCGGGCGGGCCGCCTGGCCGCCGGTTGCCGCCGGTTTGTATGCGCCGGCGCCACACCTGCTGCGCTGCGCTCAGGCGCGGGCTTGCCGGCGCCAGAACTCGATCAGGCCGGGCAGCAGGGAGATGAAGATGATGCCTAGGATGACCAGGGTGAGGTTGCTCTTGACCCAGGCCAGGCTGCCGAAGAAGTAGCCGGCCGGCACCAAGAGGCCGACCCAGAGCAGGGCACCGAGGATGCTGAAGCCGAGGAAGCGGGCATAGGTCAGCCGACCCAGGCCGCAGACGAAGGGCACGAAGGTGCGCACCAGGGGGACGAAGCGGGCCATGACGATGGCCTTGGGACCATGCCGCTCCATGAAGGCATGGGTGCGCTCCAGGTTCTCCCGCTTCAGCCAGCGGCTGCCCTCGTGGCGGAATACGCGGGGTCCGAGGAAGCGGCCGAACCAGTAGTTGACGTTGTCGCCGCAGAGCGCCGCGGTCACCAGGGTGGCCATCAGCCAGCCGAGGTCCATGTCGCCCGCCGCCGCCACCGCCCCGGCGACGAACAAGAGCGAGTCGCCCGGCAGGAAGGGGGTGACGACGAAGCCCGTCTCCATGAAGACAATCAGAAACAGGATGCCGTAGGCCCAGGGGCCGTATTGCGCGACCAGCAGGGTGAGGTGCTGGTCCAGGTGCAGGACGATGTCGAGGAACTGGCTGAAAATCTCCATGGGGGCGGCGCCGACCGGGTCAAACCTGGGCGCCGTCGTCACTAGCCGCCTTGACCGGGCGGATGAAGTCCTCGCGCGAGACGCCCAGCCACATGGTGATCGGGCTGGCGACCAGCACCGAGGAATAGGTGCCGACCAGGATGCCGATGGCCAGGCAGAGGGCGAAGCCATAGAGCACCTCGCCGCCCAGGAACAGCATGGCCAGCACCATGAGCAGGGTGGTGCCGCTGGTGATGATGGTGCGCGACAGGGTGGCGGTCTTGGCGTTGTCCATCAGTGCGGCGACGTCTGCGATGCGGGTCTTGCGGAAGTTCTCCCGGATCCGGTCGAACACCACCACGGTGTCGTTCACCGAATAGCCGAGGATGGCCAGCACCGCCGCCAGCACGGTCAGCGAGAATTCCCACTGGAACAGCGACCAGATGCCGAGCACGATGAAGATGTCATGGGCGGTGGCGAAGATCGCGCCGACCGCCATGCGCCACTCGAAGCGCAGCATCAGATAGAGGGTGATGCCGATGGCCACCACCACCAGGGCGAGCGAGCCGTCCTCGAACAGCTCCTTGCCGACCTGGGGGCCGACAAATTCGACCCGGCGCAGCTCGGTGCTCGGGTCGGCCTGCTTGAGCACGGCCAGCACCTGCTCCGAGAGCTGGGCCGAGGTGACACCCTGCTTTACCGGCAACCGCACCAGGACCTCGTTGGCGCTGCCGAAGTTCTGCACCTGGGCATCGGCATGGCCGTGTTGCGCCAGCTGCGCGCGGATGGCGGGAATGTCGGCGGCATGCGGATAGCCCACCTCCATCACCGTGCCGCCGGTGAAGTCGACGCCCAGGTTGAGGCCGCGGGTCGCCAGCAGGGCGATGGAGGCGACGATGAAGGCGACCGAGAAGAAGATGGTGCTGCGCGCGAAGCGCATGAAGGGGATGTCGCGCTTGAGGCGGAAGAGCTCGATCATGCTGCGGCTCCGTTAAATCGAGACCTTGGTCAGGCGCTTGGCCCGGCCGTAGGTGAGGTTGACCATGGCGCGCGACACCGTCACGGCGCTGAACATGGAGGTGAGGATGCCCAGGCAGAGCACCACGGCGAAGCCGCGTACCGGGCCGGAGCCCAGCCAGAACAAGGCGATGCCGGCGATCAGGGTGGTGATGTTGGAGTCCAGGATGGTGTCCCAGGCGCGGTCGTAGCCGGCGAAGATCGCCGCCTGCGGCGAATTGCCGTTGCGCAATTCTTCCCGGATGCGCTCGGCGATGATCACGTTGGCGTCGATGGCCATGCCCAGGGTCAGGGCGATGCCGGCGATGCCGGGCAGGGTGAGCGTGGCCTGTAGCATGGAAAGCAGGGCGACCAGCAGGAACATATTGGTCGCCAGGGCCAGCACCGAGACCAGGCCGAAGCCCCGGTAATAGAAGACCATGAAAGTGGCGATCAGGGCGAAGCCGATCAGGGTGGAGTTGACGCCGCGCTCGATGTTGTCGGCGCCGAGCGAGGGCCCGACCGTGCGTTCCTCGACGATCTCCATCGGGGCCGCCAGGGCGCCGGCGCGCAACAGCAGGGCGACGTCCGAGGCCTCCTGGGGCGAATCCATGCCGGTGATCTGCACCCGTCCGCCGCCGATCTCCTCGCGGATGACCGGGGCGGTGATCACCTCGGTCTTGCCCTTCTCGATCAGCAGGATGGCCATGCGCCGGCCCACGTTCTCGCGGGTGACGTTCTTGAAGATGCGGGCGCCGCGGCCGTCCAGGTTGACGTGGACGGCGGCCTGGCTGGTCTGGTTGTCGAAGCCGGGCTGGGCGTCGGTGATGTATTCGCCGGTCAGCACCACATTCTTCTTCACCAGCACCGGCGCGCCGTTGCGCTCGTAATAGAGCTCGCTGCCGAACGGCGCCTGGCCGGCCAGGGCGGCCTGCACCCGGGCGGGGTCCTGCATGGCCTCTTCGTCGACCAGGCGGATCTCCAGGGTGGCGGTGCGGCCGAGGATCTCCTTGGCCTTGGCCGTGTCCTGCACGCCCGGCAGCTGCACCACGACGCGGTCGACGCCCTGCTGCTGGATCACCGGCTCGGCCACGCCCAGCTCGTTCACCCGGTTGCGCAGGGTGGTGAGGTTCTGCTGCAGGGCGTATTCCTGGGTCTTGAGCTGGGCCGGCTTCTTCAGGCGGGCGGTGAGCACCTGCTCCTCGCCGCTGACCGATTCGACCAGATCCAGGTCGGGGTAGGCGCTCTCGATCGCCCGTCGCGCCTCGTCGCGCTGGGCCACGTCGCGCAGCTTGAGCACCACGCTGTCGCCCTCGCGGCCGATGCCGGTGTAGCGGACCTTCTTCTCGCGCAGCAGGGCGCGGATGTCGTTCTGGTAGCGCTCGGCCGCCTTCTCCAGGGCGCGGGGCATGTCGACCTGGAGCAGGAAGTGGACGCCGCCGCGCAGATCCAGGCCCAGGTACATGGGCAGGGCGCCGATCGAGGCCAGCCACTGCGGCGAGGCCGGCAGCAGGTTGAGCGCCACGGTGTAGTTGCTGCCCAGGGCGGCTTGCAAGGCGTCCTTGGCCTTGATCTGGCTCTCGGTGTCGGCGAAACGGGCCTTGACGCTGGTGGTGTCGAGGGCGACCCCCGTGCTGGCGATGCCGGCCGTCTTGAGCGCGGTCTCCACCTGCTGCATCAGCGCGGTGTCCGCCTTCAGGCTGGCCCGGGTCGGCTGCACTTGCACCGCCGGCACTTCGCCGTAGAAATTGGGCAGGGTGTAGAGGAAGGCGACAGCCAAGGCCGTGCCGACGACGACATATTTCCAGAGGGGATAGCGGTTCATGGCGCTCAGGGATCAGAGGTCAGGTATCAGGTATCAGAAGCTGCGCAGCTGCGCCGCGCCTGACCTGGATCAGAGGTCCTTGATCGTGCCCTTGGGCAGGACGGTCTGGATGGTGCCGCGCTGGAAGATGCTCTCGGTGCCGCCGCCGATGTCCAGGGTGACGTACTGGTCGCCGATCTTGGTGACCTTGCCCAGCTGGCCGCCGGCGGTGATCACCTCGTCGCCCTTCTGCAGGTTTTCCTGCATCTTCTTTTGCTCCTTGGCCCGCTTCATCTGCGGCCGGATGATCATGAACCAGAACAGGACGAAGATGACGATGAGCGGTAAAAAGCTCATCAGGGGATCGGGCTGCTGGGCAGCGGGGTCGGCGGCGTGGGCCAGGCTGATCATTGCGGGTTCTCCCAAAAATTACGGCTGAATGGATCGGCGGATTCTAGCATGCCGGCCGCGGCCGCCTTAAGGCCCGAAAGCCCGCGCGGCCGCGTTCAGGCCCTGATCCCGCGGGCGGCGAGAAAGGTCTCGATGTGGGCGGCCAGGCGGCCCTGTTCGATGGCCTCACGCAGCTCGCGCATCAGGGTCTGGTAGTAGTTCAGGTTGTGGATGGAGTTGAGCCGGCCCGACAGGGTCTCGCCCGTCCGGAACAGGTGGTGCAGATAGGCCCTGGAAAAATGGCGGCAGGTATAGCAGTCGCAGGCCTCGTCGATGGGCGAAAGGTCGCTGCGGTACTTGGCGTTCTTGATCCGCAGTTCGCCCGTGCGGGTGAACAGCACGCCATGGCGGGCGTTGCGGGTGGGCATGACGCAATCGAACATGTCGATGCCGCGGCTCACCGCATGCACCAGATCTTCCGGCGTGCCCACGCCCATGAGGTAGCGTGGCCGGTCCTCCGGCAGGCGGGGCGCGACATGGGCGAGGATGCGTTCCATGTCCGCCTTCGGCTCGCCCACCGAGAGGCCGCCGATGGCATAGCCGTCGAAGCCGATGCGGCTGAGCTGTTCCAGCGACGCATCGCGCAGGTCCTCGTACATGCCGCCCTGGACGATGCCGAACAGGGCATTGGGGTTGCCGGCATGGGCGGTCTTCGAGCGCTCGGCCCAGCGCAGGGACAGCTCCATCGAGGTCTTGGCCGTGCGGTGGTCGGCCGGGTAGGGTGTGCACTCGTCGAAGATCATGACGATGTCGGAATTGAGCACGCGCTGGATCTCCATGCTCTTTTCCGGGGTGAGCAGCAGGCGGTCACCGTTGAGCGGCGAGGCGAAGCGCACGCCCTCCTCGCTGATCTTGCGCAGGTGGGTCAGGCTGTAGACCTGGAAGCCGCCGGAGTCGGTGAGGATCGGCCCGTCCCAGCGCATGAAGCCGTGCAGGCCGCCATGGGCGGCGATCACCTCCAGGCCGGGGCGCAGCCAGAGATGGAAGGTGTTGCCCAGCACGATCTGGGCGCCCAGGGCGCGCACCTCGTCCGGCGTGAGCGATTTCACCACGCCATAGGTGCCCACCGGCATGAACACCGGGGTCTCGATCACGCCGTGGGCGGTGGTCAGCCGGCCGCGCCGGGCCTGGCCATCGCGGCCGAGCAGTTCAAATTGCATCCTGGTTTGCAATCCTCTCGATGAGCATGGCGTCACCATAGCTGAAGAAGCGGTAGCGCTGTTCGACCGCGTGGCGGTAGGCCGCCAGCATCAGGTCCATGCCGCCGAAGGCGCAGACCAGCATGAGCAGGGTGGAGCGGGGCAGGTGGAAATTGGTGATCAGCCGCTCGACCACGCGGAATTCGTAGCCCGGGGTGATGAACAGATCGGTCTCGCCCTGGCCGGCGCGCAAACTGCCCGAGTGGGCGGCCGACTCCAGGGCGCGCAGGCTGGTGGTGCCCACCGCCGTCACCCGGCCGCCGTGGGCTTTCGCCAGTTCGACGGCGGCCACGGTCTCGTTTGGCACCTCGTAGCGCTCGCTGTGCATTTTGTGTTCGTGGATGTCGTCCACCCGCACCGGCTGGAAGGTGCCGGCGCCGACGTGCAGGGTGACCCGCGCGGTGGCCACGCCCTTGGCCTTCAGCGCGTCGAGCATGGCCTCATCGAAGTGCAGGCCGGCGGTGGGCGCGGCGACGGCCCCGGGTTCGCGCGCATACACCGTTTGGTAGCGCGCCTCGTCGGCCGCCTCGGGCCGGCGCTCCAGATAGGGCGGCAGGGGCAGCTCGCCGTAGGCCTCCAGCCAGTCCAGCACGGTTTTGGCCGGATCGAAGCGCAGGCGGTAGAGGTCGTCGCTGCGCTCGATCACCTCGGCCTCGAAGCTGTCGGCAAATCTCAGCCGCATGCCCGGCTTGGGCGACTTGCTGGCGCGGATGAAGGCGATGGCCTCATGCTCCGACAGCACCCGCTCGATCAGGGCCTCGATCCGGCCGCCGCTGGCCTTCTCGCCGAACAGTCGGGCCTTGATCACCCGGGTGTCGTTGAACACCAATAGATCGCCAGCCCGGAAGAACTCGGCCAGTTCGGCAAAGCGCCGGTCGCTAAAGCGCTTGTTGGGGCCGTCGACATGCAGCAGCCGGCTGGCCGTGCGCTCGGCCAGCGGGTACCGGGCGATCAGTTCCTCGGGCAGGGCGTAGTCGAAATCGGCGGTTTTCATCGGGGGCAGGGCCGCTTGGGTCGCGGCCCCAGGTCATAGGGGGTGGTGCCCGGAGCCGGAATCGAACCGGCACGCCATCGCTGGCGCGGGATTTTGAGTCCCGTGCGTCTACCTATTCCGCCATCCGGGCACGCATGCGAAGGGGACGATTATCGCGGAAACGCCCCGGTCAGGGCAACGTCGTCGCAGGCGTCACTTCACCCACTGCACCACCTCGGCCATCGGCCGCCGGGTCTTGGCGGGTTGCGGGTTCTTGCGGTAGCCGAAGGCCAGCATCGCCGCCAGGCCGAAGTTCCGGGCATCCAGCGCGCCGGCCGCGCTCAGGACCGCTTCCGCCTTTTCCTGGTCGAAGCCTTCGATCGGGCAGGTGTCGATGCCGATCATGGCCGCCGCCGTCATCATGTTGCCCAGGGCGATGTAGGCCTGGCGGCAGGCCCAGTCGAACACGCCACGCTCGTAGCCGAGCAGCTTGAAGTCGGATTCGAGAAAATTGCGGTAGACCTTGCTCCGCATTTCGATGCGCTCCGGCGGCAGTTTCTGGATGTCGTGCATGATGTGCTGGACATGGGGGTCCTCCGGCATAAGGCCGGTCTTGCGCGCCAGGATGGCGATGTAGTGGCTGGCGGTCGGCAGGGTCTTCTGGGCCCCCCAGGTGACGGGCAGCAGCTTCTCGCGCAGGGCCATGTCCTGGATCACCACGATCTGCCAGGGCTCGTGGCCGAAAGAACTGGGGCTCAGGCGCGCGGTCTCCAGGATGAATTCGAAGTCCTCCGGGGCGACCTTCCTGGTCGGGTCGAATTCCTTGCAGGCGTGGCGGTAGTTGAAGGCGGCGAGGATGTCCTGTTTGGCGATCATGATGGGTCCTGAATCAACGATGCGAGAAGGGCCGATTATCGCGAAAACCGGCGGCCATCGCGAAAATTGTCGGCAGGGCGCCGTATAATCGCCGCAGTTTTCGGCTTGGAACAGAATCGGATGATCTTCGGCATCGGGACCGACCTCGTGGTGATCGAGCGCGTGCGCGCCATGCATGCCCGGCACGGCCAGCGCCTGGCCGAGCGCATGCTCGCCCCGGCCGAGCTGCCCGGCTTCGACCTGGTCCCGGACAAGCCGCGCTTTCTGGCCAAGCGCTTTGCCGCCAAGGAGGCCTTCGCCAAGGCGGCCGGCACCGGCATGCGCGCCCCCCTCCACCTGTCCACCATCGGCGTGCGCCACAACGCCTTGGGCCGGCCCGAGCTGTTCTTCTCCGACGAGCTGGCCGCCTGGCTGCGCCGGCAGGGCGTGGTGCGCAGCCACCTGTCGCTGAGCGACGAGCAGGAGCACGCCATGGCCTTCGTCGTCCTGGAATCGGAAGCATCGTGAACCACCCCGGCCTGCACCTGCCGCTCGGCCCCCTGATGCTCGACGTGGTCGGCACCGCGCTGACCGAGGACGACCGCCGCCGCCTGCGTCACCCCCTGGTCGGCGGCGTGATCCTGTTCAAGCGCAACTACGAAAGCCCGGAGCAGATCGCCGCGCTTACCCGCGAGATCCACGCCCTGCGCAGTCCGCATCTTTTGATCGGGGTCGATCACGAAGGCGGCCGGGTGCAGCGCTTTCGCGCGGGTTTCACCCCCATCCCGCCCATGCGCCGCCTGGGCGAGGTGTGGGACGAGCATCCGCAGCGGGCCCGGCTGCTGGCCAAGGATGCCGGCTACATCATGGGCGCCGAGCTGCGCGCGGTGGGCGTCGACTTCAGCTTCACCCCGGTGCTCGACCTCGATTACGGCGCCAGCGGCGTCATCGGCGACCGCGCCTTTCACCGCAAGCCGCAGGCCGTGGTCGAACTGGCTCATGCCTTGATGCTGGGCCTGCACGAGGCGGGCATGAACGCGGTGGGCAAGCACTTCCCCGGCCACGGCTACATCGCGGCCGACTCCCACCTGGAGATCCCGGTCGACGAACGGCCGCTGGAGGACCTGGAGTTCGCCGACCTCATCCCCTTCCGCCAGATGATCGACTGGGGCCTGGCCGCGATCATGCCGGCCCACGTCATCTACCCCAAGGTCGACGACAAGCCGGCCGGCTTCTCCCGCCGCTGGCTGCAGGATATCCTGCGCGGCCGCCTGGGCTTCGAGGGCGTGATCTTCAGCGACGACCTCGCCATGGAAGGCGCCAGCGTCGCCGGCGGCGCCCTCGAGCGGGCCCGCGCCGCGCTCGAGGCCGGCTGCGACATGGCCCTGATGTGCAACCGGCCCGAACTGGCCGACGAGCTGCTCGCGCGCCTGCAATGGCCGCTGGCCCCGGTCTCCCTGGTCCGCCTGGCCCGCATGCACGGCCGGCCGCACCCGCCCAGCCGCGTCGCCCTGCACGAAAGCACCCGATACACCAAGGCGGTACACCACCTGGCCGGTCTCGGCCCGGTCGATGCCGAACTCGCCTTCAACGACCCGAGCAATACCTGTGGCAAAAACTGACAACTCCCTCTCGCTCGACCGTGGCACCGACCACGCCCACCACCACCTGGGCCATGCCGGCGGCCATTCGCATCTCACCGGCGCCCTGTTCTTCACCCTGGGCTTCGCCTTCGTCGAGGCGGTGGCCGGCTACTTCTCCGGCTCGCTTGCCCTCTTGTCCGACGCCGGCCACATGCTGACCGACTCCACCGCCCTGGGTCTGGCGGCGCTGGCCGCCTGGCTGGCCAAGCGGCCGCCGTCGCCGCGGCACACCTACGGCCTGGTCCGGCTGGAAATCCTGGCCGCGCTGTTCAATGCCCTGCTCATGTTCGGCTTGGTCGCCTTCATCGCCGTCGAGGCGATCGACCGCTTCGCCCAGCCGCGTCAGGTTCAGGGTGGGGTCGTCACCGTGGTCGCCGTCATCGGTCTCTTGGTCAATATCGGTGTCGCCTGGCAGCTGAGCCACGGCGAGAAAACCCTGAACACCCGCGCCGCCCTGCTGCACGTGATGGGCGACATGCTCGGCTCGGTCGCCGCCCTGGCCGCCGGCCTGGTCATCTACTTCACCGGCTGGATGCCGATCGACCCGCTATTGTCCTTGCTGGTCTCCGGCCTGATCCTGGTCTCGGCCTGGCGCCTGCTGGGCGAGGCGCTCAACGTCCTGCTGGAGGCGGTGCCCGGCCATATCGACATCGAGCGCGTGGCGCAGGACCTGGCCGCCATCGAGGGCGTGGCCGCGGTGCACGACCTGCATATCTGGACCCTGTCTTCCGGCAAGGTCGCCCTGTCGGCGCACATGGACGTGCGCGACTTCGCCGACTGGCCCCGGATCATGGCCGAGAGCCGGCAGCGGCTGATCACACACCACGACATCGGCCATGTCACCCTGCAGCCGGAGCTGGCCGACAGCACCGCCGCCCGGCCCGCCCACATCCTCCATCCCGTCCAGCACTGAAGGCCGCCATGAAACGCAGACGTCTCTATACCCGCCACCGCCTGAGCCGCGACGCCGAGCGCCTGGCCTGGCTGGCCACCGGCCTGGCCGATTCCGGCAGCCGGGCCGAGGATGCCTTCTGGGAGGGCGAACTCACCGTCCTGATCGACAAGCTCTTGCAGGCGAACGACGAGGAGGCCTTCAACCAGGCCCTCGACCGCCTGTACGAGACCCATTCCCGCGCCTACGACGAACTGGCCGACCTGATCGAGGCCGGGGCCGAGACCAGCCGCTTCGACGTCGACGGCGAGCCGCATGCCGGCCTGCTGCTGGCCCTGCCCGTCCTGGCCTGGTCGCGCTACGCCATCCCCACCCGCAGCCTGCCGAAGAACGCCCTGTCCGGCCTGCGCGCCCACCTGGCGGCGCATGTGCTGGCCGACGGCTGCCGTTTCGCCCTGATCGACTACCTGTTCAGCCCCGACCAGCTGCCGCGCGGCTACGGCGAGACGCGCCGTCTTGCCGCCGAACTGTGGCCCTCGGCCCTGCAAAACCGCGACTACAACATCGAGGCCAAGAAGATGCCGGAGACCGCCGCCTTCGTCTCCGACGTGCGCTACATCCTCGCCGCCGTGAGCGTGCCGGTCGGCCGACCCCTGTTCCGCTGGAACGAGCCGGACGGCGACCGGGAGAAGGCCCTGGCCCAGTGGCGCGAGCAGGGCGCCCCCAACCTGCAGTCGGTCATGGCCGGCTGCGCCTATGAACTGCTGTTGCCCGATGCCTACTTCGCCGCCTGGCGCCAGGCCGACCGCGAGATCCGACCCTATTCCCTGCGCGCCGCCGTGGCCTATCTGCAGACCGTGCTCGGTACCCCGGCCGGTCTGCTGCGCGCGGTGATCGCCCCCTTCTACGACCGCTGGCTGGTCGAATACCGCATCGGCTTCGCCCTCAGCGGCTCGGACGACCTGGTGCACGGCGTGGTCTGGCCCCTGCTCGGCACCGAAGAGGAGACCGGCGAGACCCCGGCCGAGATCGAGCGCATCCTGCGCGAGGCCGGGGTCGGCGAGGTCATCCTGCACAGCCAGCGCTTTCCCCTGGAATATTGCGACGACTGCGGCGCGCCGCTCTACCCCAACCCCGAGGGCGAGAGCGTCCACGCCGAAATGCCCGAGGGCGAGGAAGGCCCGCCGGCGCATCTGCATTGAGTGGGTAGTGGGTAGCGCGCTTCCTGCTCCCTCCCCATTCATGGGGAGGGAAGGGGAGGGGAGATTTTTTCGACGGAGCTTTCTCTCTAGCAAACGATCTGAATGAAACCAATCATGTTCGACCCCAACTGCACCGCCTGCCCACGCCTGGCCGACTTCCTGGCCGACTGCCGCGCCAGCCGGCCCGACTACTACGGCCGGCCGGTGCCGCCCTTCGGCGCGGCCAAGCCCCGCCTGCTCATCGTCGGCCTCGCCCCCGGCTACCATGGCGCCAACCGCAGCGGCCGCCCCTTCACCGGCGACTATGCCGGGGTGCTGCTGTACCAGACCCTGCACGCATTCGGCTACGCCAGCCGGCCCGAATCGACCGCGGCCGACGACGGCCTGGAGCTCATCGGCTGCCGCATCACCAACGCGGTGAAATGCGTGCCGCCGGAGAACAAGCCCACCCCGGACGAGATCAGGCGCTGCAATGGATATCTAAAAGCGGAACTGGAAGCGCTGCCCAAGGGCGCCGCGATCCTGGCCCTGGGCCAGATCGCCCACGGCGCCGTGCTGCGCGCGCTGGGCCTGAAGCTGAAGGATTACCCCTTCGGCCACGCCGCCGTCCATCAACTCCCCTCTCCCTCCGGGAGAGGGGTCGGGGGTGAGGGAAAACCCCGGGGTGAGGGAAAAGCTGAGGACGCAGGCACCCCCCTCCGCCTCTACGACAGTTACCACTGCAGCCGCTACAACACCCAAACCCGCCGGCTCACGCCCGAGATGTTCCAGGCCGTGTTCGCCCAGATTCGCAAAGACCGAGAGGAGGCCTGACCATGCCCGTCGTCACCATCAAGCTCGCCGGCACCTTCAGCCGGGAACAGAAAAAACAGATCGCCGAGGAGATCACCGACACCCTGGAGCGGGTCGGCGGCAAGCCCCGGCGCTACACCTACATCGCCTTCGAGGAACTGCCGGACGAGAATTGGGCGATTGCGGGGGAGTTGCTCGACGAAGAATAGCCGGGTTGGTATGCGCATACACTCCCCAGGGGAGCCACAATGCGCGCCGGCCAGAATCCTCATGCCCTGAAAAAGGCGGCAAACCTCAGCATCCGCGCCGACCTGCTGAGGCAGGCCAAAGACCTGGATATCCACCTCTCGGCCACACTGGAGCAGGCCCTGGCCGAGGCCGTCAGGCAAAAACTGCGGCAACGCTGGCTGGCCGAGAACAAGGCCGCCATCGAGGCCTACAACGAGCATATCGAAACCCACGGCGTATTCAGCGACGGCCTGC encodes:
- a CDS encoding type II toxin-antitoxin system CcdA family antitoxin, producing the protein MRAGQNPHALKKAANLSIRADLLRQAKDLDIHLSATLEQALAEAVRQKLRQRWLAENKAAIEAYNEHIETHGVFSDGLRGF